Proteins from a single region of Acidobacteriota bacterium:
- a CDS encoding cbb3-type cytochrome c oxidase subunit I codes for MVAIRYVLAASAFLLLGFGLMLIMRWQLANPGAPLPWLAALFGESKMPGGIVLPEFYNQLGAMHGTIMVFLGVVPLAVGGFGNYLVPLQIGAPNVAFPRLNGVAFYLYLLAGSVMVGSFFLPGGAPQSGWTSYPPLANIAPLGQTFWLVGIVLLAVSSLLGAINLITTVVQLRAPGMTMMRLPFFVWAQLVTAFLLLLAFPPLEAAGLMQLMDRLADTSFFMPSGLVVSGEVLDLSGGGSPILWQHLFWFLAHPEVYVLILPALGIVGEIIATNTRRPLWGYRSLVYSVIFLGFMSFLVWAHHMFLTGMGTVLNTFFQTTTMIISIPSVIILTALLFSLWGGSIRFTTPMLFAIAFLPMFGLGGLTGLPLGLAASNIHLHDTYYVIAHFHYVVAPGTLFALFAGIYHWYPKVTGRPMSRHLGLIHFWGSLVCMNGVFLPMFLQGLAGMQRRLYDGGQIYAHTENVVALHGLIGLSAAGLGLFQLPFLINLLISLKGRPSTARNPWRATTLEWQTASPPPPGNFTAIPQIHRQPYEYSLPGRASDFTPQSQPPAAASPGLADSP; via the coding sequence ATGGTCGCCATCCGCTACGTCCTGGCGGCCTCGGCTTTCCTGCTGCTGGGCTTCGGCCTGATGCTGATCATGCGCTGGCAGCTCGCCAATCCCGGCGCACCGCTGCCCTGGCTCGCTGCCCTGTTCGGCGAATCCAAGATGCCCGGCGGCATCGTGCTGCCCGAGTTCTACAACCAGCTCGGGGCCATGCACGGCACCATCATGGTTTTCCTCGGCGTCGTGCCGCTGGCCGTCGGCGGCTTCGGCAACTACCTGGTTCCGCTCCAGATCGGCGCTCCAAACGTCGCCTTTCCGCGCCTCAACGGCGTCGCCTTCTACCTCTATCTGCTCGCCGGCTCGGTGATGGTGGGCTCCTTCTTCCTGCCTGGCGGAGCCCCCCAATCGGGCTGGACCTCCTACCCGCCCCTCGCCAACATCGCCCCCCTCGGCCAGACCTTCTGGCTCGTCGGCATCGTGCTCCTCGCCGTCTCCTCGCTGCTCGGCGCCATCAACCTGATCACCACCGTGGTCCAGCTCCGCGCACCGGGCATGACCATGATGCGCCTGCCCTTCTTCGTCTGGGCGCAGCTGGTCACCGCCTTCCTCCTGCTGCTGGCCTTTCCCCCCCTCGAGGCGGCCGGCCTGATGCAGCTCATGGACCGGCTGGCGGACACCAGCTTCTTCATGCCCAGCGGCCTAGTGGTGAGCGGCGAAGTCCTCGACCTCAGCGGCGGCGGCAGCCCGATCCTGTGGCAGCACCTGTTCTGGTTCCTCGCCCATCCGGAGGTCTACGTCCTCATCCTGCCGGCCCTGGGAATCGTCGGCGAGATCATCGCCACCAACACGCGCCGTCCCCTGTGGGGCTACCGATCGCTGGTCTACTCGGTGATCTTCCTCGGCTTCATGTCTTTTCTGGTCTGGGCCCACCACATGTTCCTCACCGGCATGGGAACGGTCCTCAACACCTTCTTTCAAACCACCACGATGATCATCTCGATCCCCTCCGTGATCATCCTGACGGCCCTCCTCTTTTCCCTCTGGGGCGGCTCCATCCGCTTCACCACGCCGATGCTCTTCGCCATCGCCTTCCTGCCGATGTTCGGCCTCGGCGGCCTCACCGGCCTGCCCCTCGGCCTCGCCGCCTCGAACATCCACCTGCACGACACCTACTACGTCATTGCCCACTTCCACTACGTGGTGGCACCGGGCACTCTCTTCGCCCTCTTCGCCGGCATCTATCACTGGTACCCGAAGGTCACCGGCCGCCCGATGAGCCGGCACCTCGGCCTGATCCACTTCTGGGGCAGCCTGGTGTGCATGAACGGTGTCTTCTTGCCGATGTTCCTGCAGGGTCTGGCCGGCATGCAGCGGCGCCTCTACGACGGCGGCCAGATCTACGCCCACACCGAGAACGTCGTCGCCCTGCACGGCCTGATCGGCCTCTCGGCCGCCGGCCTCGGCCTCTTCCAGCTACCCTTCCTGATCAACCTCCTGATCAGCCTCAAGGGCCGCCCTTCGACCGCCCGCAATCCCTGGCGCGCCACCACCCTCGAATGGCAAACCGCCTCGCCCCCGCCGCCCGGCAACTTCACCGCCATTCCGCAGATCCACCGGCAGCCCTACGAGTACAGCCTGCCGGGAAGGGCCTCCGATTTCACGCCCCAATCCCAGCCGCCGGCAGCCGCCTCGCCGGGACTGGCCGACTCCCCCTGA
- a CDS encoding carboxypeptidase regulatory-like domain-containing protein has translation MGRRFSLVLTIFALLSVSLSADGGSVSGKIVFDDKIPRLRPLRIESDPACAAKHDGRVYPDFLILGEDNALANVLIQVRNPPPGNYQAPEEAIVIDQVGCVYTPRVVAVMTGQELLFRNSDGILHNVHGLPKANREFNIGMPPTVAESSQRLVEPEPAFPVRCDVHPWMEAYVAVLSHPFFSISGEDGRYEIDDLPPGTYELAAWHEKLGIHTTTVTVEEGEATADFTLRVPK, from the coding sequence ATGGGCCGTCGATTCAGCCTCGTTCTCACGATTTTCGCCCTTCTCTCGGTGTCCCTGTCCGCCGACGGCGGCTCGGTGAGCGGCAAGATCGTCTTCGATGACAAGATTCCCCGGCTGCGCCCACTGCGCATCGAGTCCGATCCTGCCTGCGCCGCGAAACACGACGGGCGGGTCTATCCGGACTTCTTGATCCTGGGGGAGGACAATGCCCTCGCCAACGTCCTGATCCAGGTCCGAAATCCTCCGCCGGGCAACTACCAAGCCCCGGAAGAAGCGATCGTCATCGATCAGGTGGGCTGCGTCTACACACCCAGGGTGGTCGCCGTGATGACCGGTCAAGAGCTCCTCTTCCGCAACTCCGACGGCATTCTCCACAACGTCCACGGGCTTCCCAAGGCGAACCGCGAGTTCAACATCGGCATGCCGCCCACGGTGGCCGAGTCCTCCCAGAGGCTGGTCGAGCCGGAGCCGGCCTTCCCGGTGCGCTGCGACGTTCATCCCTGGATGGAGGCCTACGTCGCCGTGCTCAGCCACCCCTTCTTCTCGATCTCCGGAGAAGACGGACGTTACGAGATCGATGATCTGCCACCCGGCACCTACGAGCTCGCCGCCTGGCACGAGAAGCTCGGCATCCACACCACCACGGTGACCGTCGAGGAAGGCGAAGCGACCGCGGACTTCACTTTGCGCGTGCCGAAATAG